The DNA window GCTGCTGGACCTGCTGGGGCAGGGCGATGTTTGGCCGCTGGCCTACTTGAAATGGGAGATGGCGCTGCTGGACGAGATGGGGTTCGGGCTGGACCTGTCGGAATGCGCGGTATTGGGGCGGCAGGCAAATGACCTGAGTTTCATCTCGCCGCGCACGGGCCGGGCGGTGTCGCGGGCTGGCGCGGGCGAGTGGGCCGACAAGCTGTTGCCGCTGCCTGCGCCGCTGTTGGGCGAGGGGGTGTGCGGCGACGGCGAGATATTGGAGGGGCTGGGGGTGACGGGGTATTTCCTGATGAACCATCTTGCGCCGGAGATGGGGCACAAGCCGCTGCCCGAGGCGCGGGCGCGGCTGATCCGGCGGCTGGAGCAGGTGGCGGAGAGTTGAGGGAGGGGTTCGATTGTTCCGAGAGGTGGCTGATCGCGACCGGGTCGCTTGTGAACGACAGGAGCGCGTTGGTCCGTTTTGAGCCCTTTGCGGAGAAAGATGATCAATATCCCCGAGCGCCATCGACGGGCCGCGGCGCGGCGATCCGACGGTGGTTCGGCAGCGCTTTATCCAAGCCAAATCCGAAACAGAATTGAGCGATGCACCTAACTTCACCCAATCGCCGGGCCGTGGGGGCGGCCCGTCGATGGCGCGGGGCCTGCGGCCTGATTCCGCGCTGGGGCTGTAGCTCAAACGTCTTTCACGTCCCGCAAAGCCGACATTCGTGCCGCCCGCAACGAATGTCGGGATCGAGCCCTTGTGAGACACTGGTGCCTGCCATGCCATACGTGGCAAGCACCGGCACGATCTTCGCAGATCAGCACTGAAAGTCATAAGACAAGCCGCGCAGCGGCCCGGCCATCGTCAGCCCTTCCCTTGGGCTGACGATGGCCTCCGTTGTGACTGGCAGTTGGGATCAGGCGGCGTCTACCCTGGTCATGTCCTGCAGGATATCGGCGGCGATGCGGAAGGAGTTGACCCGTGCGGCGTGGTCGTGGATCTGGCCCGTGAGGATGATCTCGTCGGGCTGATAGCGGTCCTTTAGGGCGCCAAGCTGGGCGCGGACCGTCGCAGGCGACCCGGTGGCGGAGACGCTCAAGGCGTGGTTCACGTTGTCGGTCATCTGGGGGCCGATCGCGGCCTCGATATCCTGAACCGGAGCGGGCAGCTTGCCGGGCTGGCCGGTGCGCAGGCGGGCGAAGGCCTGTTGCATGGAGGTGCGCAGGTACGCGCCCTCGGCGTCGCTGTCGGCAGCGAAGACGTTGGCGGCGAGCATGAAGTAGGGCCGGTCGAGTTGGGCCGAGGGCTGGAACCGGGTGCGATAGATCTCGAGCGCCTGGTCGAGCGCGTCGGGCGCG is part of the Roseovarius sp. THAF9 genome and encodes:
- the recO gene encoding DNA repair protein RecO, translating into MEWRDQGIVLASRPHGEAAAILEVFTPLKGRHAGVVRGGASRKMAPVLQPGGQVEVTWKARLEDHLGAFTVEPVRSRAAASLGDRVALAGLNAVTALLIFCLPEREAHGRLYGQTEALLDLLGQGDVWPLAYLKWEMALLDEMGFGLDLSECAVLGRQANDLSFISPRTGRAVSRAGAGEWADKLLPLPAPLLGEGVCGDGEILEGLGVTGYFLMNHLAPEMGHKPLPEARARLIRRLEQVAES